A part of Prionailurus viverrinus isolate Anna chromosome E1, UM_Priviv_1.0, whole genome shotgun sequence genomic DNA contains:
- the ZNF830 gene encoding zinc finger protein 830 — protein MASSASARTPAGKRVVNQDELRRLMKEKQRLSTNRKRIESPFAKYNRLGQLSCALCNTPVKSELLWQTHVLGKQHREKVAELKGAKEATQGPSASSVPQSAKRKVSEADGQDAKRPKASPLPQVQPSTSALSTNFDKAGKESTRATLIKVSGLGLLPDYEDEEEEEEEEEEGGEGKRGDAGKPPPDAQGKEHSLSSSREATSSMLPSGFSDTNPPKAPLIPHSGSIEKAEIHEKVVERRENTAEALPEGFFDDPEIDARVRKVDAPKDQMDKEWDEFQKAMRQVNTISEAIVAEEDEEGRLDRQIGEIDEQIECYRRVEKLRNRQDEIKNKLKEVLTIKELQKKEEENVDSDDEGELQDLLSQDWRVKGALL, from the coding sequence ATGGCGTCCTCCGCCTCCGCTCGCACTCCGGCGGGGAAGCGAGTGGTGAATCAGGACGAACTGCGGCGCTTGATGAAGGAGAAGCAGCGTCTGAGCACCAACCGGAAACGGATAGAATCTCCATTTGCGAAGTACAACCGTTTGGGGCAGCTGAGCTGTGCCCTGTGCAACACCCCGGTGAAGAGCGAGCTCCTGTGGCAGACTCACGTCCTGGGAAAGCAGCACCGGGAGAAAGTGGCCGAGCTGAAAGGCGCGAAGGAAGCCACCCAGGGTCCGTCCGCCAGCTCAGTGCCTCAGTCAGCCAAGAGGAAGGTGTCGGAGGCGGACGGTCAAGATGCCAAAAGACCCAAGGCCTCCCCGCTGCCCCAGGTACAGCCCTCCACATCCGCTTTGTCCAccaactttgacaaagcagggaaggagtCCACTAGAGCGACCCTCATTAAGGTTTCAGGACTCGGTTTACTCCCTGATTAtgaagatgaggaagaagaggaggaggaggaggaggagggaggagaagggaaaaggggagaCGCCGGCAAGCCGCCGCCCGATGCACAGGGCAAGGAACACTCGCTTTCCTCCTCGAGGGAGGCAACAAGTAGTATGCTGCCAAGCGGCTTCTCGGATACAAATCCTCCCAAGGCCCCTTTAATTCCTCATTCAGGGTCCATTGAGAAagcagaaatacatgaaaaagtagtggaaaggagagaaaacacagcGGAAGCATTACCCGAAGGCTTTTTTGATGACCCTGAAATAGACGCTAGGGTTCGAAAGGTTGATGCCCCAAAGGATCAGATGGACAAAGAGTGGGACGAATTTCAAAAGGCCATGAGACAGGTCAATACCATTTCCGAAGCCATAGTTGCTGAAGAGGATGAGGAGGGACGGTTGGACCGGCAAATTGGGGAGATCGATGAGCAGATAGAATGTTACCGTCGGGTGGAAAAGCTTCGGAATCgccaggatgaaattaaaaataagcttaaagaGGTTCTGACTATAAAAGAACtgcagaaaaaggaagaggagaatgtTGACAGCGATGATGAGGGAGAACTACAAGATTTGTTGTCTCAGGATTGGAGGGTAAAAGGGGCTTTATTATAG